From the genome of Lineus longissimus chromosome 8, tnLinLong1.2, whole genome shotgun sequence, one region includes:
- the LOC135492896 gene encoding glycogen [starch] synthase-like isoform X1, whose protein sequence is MMAGGGSKDFRRRGSFARTLKSIEPEFDDCLDYGVHATHLNKWVFEVAWEVANKVGGIYTVIRSKAGVSVEELGERYILLGPYNESCVRTEVEIVEPSVPALRDTINQMRDHGIKVTFGRWLIEGYPEVVLFDIGSAAWKLDEWKRELWDACHVGLPWHDREANDAIIFGALVAWFLEEFRKNSIGEPLIIGHFHEWLAGVGLILCRMRHLDISTVFTTHATLLGRYLCAGSVDFYNNLANFNVDKEAGDRGIYHRYCMERAAVHCAHVFTTVSQITGLEAEHLLKRKPDIITPNGLNVIKFSALHEFQNLHAKSKEKIHDFVRGHFHGHYDFDLDKTLYFFIAGRYEFSNKGADVFIEALARLNHYLKSSGSEMTVVAFLIFPARTNNFNVESLRGQAIAKQLKDTVAQVQGTLGRRIFEICLRGHIPSGAEILVQDDIVKLKRCIFAAQRSSLPPVCTHNVINDEHDPVLKSIRRVQMFNTQTDRVKIIFHPEFLNSTNPLFGLDYEDFVRGCHLGVFPSYYEPWGYTPAECTVMGIPSISTNLSGFGCFMAEHIADPMSYGIYIVDRRYKSPEESVQQLAQYMFDFTCLSRRQRIIQRNRTERLSELLDWKNLGIYYRKARQQALVKVHPELFSDDSPAEEEDKPINVNVSEKPKGMMFRYPKPASEPPSPSISRASTPAPSEHGDDEDEEIDSEQEEEELRELEIKSQDSVTSGASSH, encoded by the exons ATGATGGCTGGAGGAGGGTCCAAAGATTTTAGAAGAAGAGGGTCCTTTGCTCGGACCCTCAAAAGCATAGAGCCCGAGTTTGACGACTGTCTTGATTATGGTGTTCATGCCACGCACCTCAACAAATGGGTTTTCGAAGTTGCTTGGGAAGTAGCCAATAAAG TCGGTGGTATCTACACAGTAATCCGGTCCAAGGCTGGAGTAAGTGTTGAAGAACTAGGAGAAAGATATATCCTCCTTGGACCATACAATGAGTCGTGTGTCCGGACAGAGGTTGAGATTGTTGAGCCGTCTGTGCCTGCTTTGAGGGACACCATAAACCAGATGAGGGATCATGGAATAAAA GTTACGTTTGGACGATGGCTCATTGAAGGTTATCCTGAAGTTGTTCTCTTTGACATTGGCTCGGCTGCATGGAAACTTGACGAATGGAAGAGGGAATTATGGGATGCGTGCCATGTCGGACTCCCCTGGCACGATCGAGAAGCTAATGATGCCATTATATTCGGAGCTTTGGTGGCATGGTTTTTAGAAGAG TTCCGGAAGAACAGTATAGGAGAACCTCTCATCATCGGTCACTTCCATGAATGGTTGGCCGGAGTAGGTTTGATCCTGTGCAGGATGAGACATCTAGATATATCGACAGTTTTTACGACGCACGCAACACTCTTAGGACGATATCTCTGTGCTGGGAGTGTGGATTTCTACAATAATTTAGCTAAT ttcaATGTAGACAAGGAAGCTGGCGACCGTGGTATCTATCATCGCTACTGCATGGAACGCGCAGCTGTGCACTGTGCCCACGTCTTCACCACCGTGTCACAGATAACGGGTTTGGAAGCGGAGCACTTATTGAAGAGAAAACCTG ATATCATAACGCCCAATGGTCTGAACGTCATCAAATTTAGCGCCCTGCATGAGTTCCAGAATCTACACGCTAAGTCCAAGGAAAAGATCCATGACTTTGTTCGTGGTCATTTCCACGG TCATTATGATTTCGACCTTGACAAGACGTTGTATTTCTTCATTGCCGGACGTTATGAGTTTTCTAATAAAGGTGCTGATGTCTTCATTGAGGCCTTGGCAAGGCTTAACCATTACTTAAAG TCCTCTGGTAGTGAAATGACCGTAGTGGCATTCTTGATCTTCCCCGCCCGAACAAACAACTTCAATGTGGAATCATTGAGAGGTCAGGCCATTGCTAAACAGCTGAAGGATACAGTTGCTCAGGTCCAGGGAACTTTAGGAAGGAGAATATTCGAAATATGTCTCAG GGGTCATATCCCATCTGGTGCGGAAATTCTAGTCCAAGATGATATCGTCAAGCTGAAGAGGTGTATCTTTGCGGCACAG CGGAGTTCGCTGCCTCCGGTTTGTACCCACAACGTCATTAATGACGAACATGACCCGGTGCTAAAAAGCATCCGGAGGGTCCAAATGTTCAACACCCAAACTGATCGGGTCAAG ATCATCTTCCATCCTGAGTTTCTCAACTCCACTAACCCACTTTTCGGACTGGATTATGAAGATTTCGTACGAGGATGTCATCTAGGAGTGTTTCCCTCTTACTATGAGCCTTGGGGTTACACACCAG CTGAATGTACCGTTATGGGTATCCCGAGCATTTCAACCAATCTGTCCGGATTTGGTTGCTTCATGGCCGAGCACATTGCCGACCCGATGTCGTATGGTATCTACATCGTAGACAGACGATACAAGTCTCCGGAAGAGTCAGTTCAGCAGCTTGCACAG TACATGTTTGACTTTACGTGCTTATCAAGGCGACAACGAATCATCCAGAGGAATCGGACAGAGCGGCTCAGTGAGTTGCTCGACTGGAAAAATCTAGGAATT TACTACAGAAAGGCTCGTCAGCAAGCTCTCGTCAAGGTGCATCCGGAACTGTTTTCTGATGACTCACCAGCG GAGGAGGAAGATAAACCTATTAACGTAAATGTGTCTGAAAAACCTAAG GGCATGATGTTCCGCTACCCTAAGCCAGCATCAGAGCCGCCTTCTCCGTCAATCTCCCGCGCATCTACGCCAGCACCTTCTGAGCACGGGGATGACGAGGATGAGGAGATCGACTCGGAGCAGGAGGAGGAGGAACTGAGAGAGCTGGAGATCAAGAGTCAGGATAGCGTAACAAGTGGCGCGAGCAGTCACTGA
- the LOC135492896 gene encoding glycogen [starch] synthase-like isoform X2 — MMAGGGSKDFRRRGSFARTLKSIEPEFDDCLDYGVHATHLNKWVFEVAWEVANKVGGIYTVIRSKAGVSVEELGERYILLGPYNESCVRTEVEIVEPSVPALRDTINQMRDHGIKVTFGRWLIEGYPEVVLFDIGSAAWKLDEWKRELWDACHVGLPWHDREANDAIIFGALVAWFLEEFRKNSIGEPLIIGHFHEWLAGVGLILCRMRHLDISTVFTTHATLLGRYLCAGSVDFYNNLANFNVDKEAGDRGIYHRYCMERAAVHCAHVFTTVSQITGLEAEHLLKRKPDIITPNGLNVIKFSALHEFQNLHAKSKEKIHDFVRGHFHGHYDFDLDKTLYFFIAGRYEFSNKGADVFIEALARLNHYLKSSGSEMTVVAFLIFPARTNNFNVESLRGQAIAKQLKDTVAQVQGTLGRRIFEICLRGHIPSGAEILVQDDIVKLKRCIFAAQRHSMPPVCTHNVCDDGKDPVLNAIRRCQLFNNSIDRVKIIFHPEFLNSTNPLFGLDYEDFVRGCHLGVFPSYYEPWGYTPAECTVMGIPSISTNLSGFGCFMAEHIADPMSYGIYIVDRRYKSPEESVQQLAQYMFDFTCLSRRQRIIQRNRTERLSELLDWKNLGIYYRKARQQALVKVHPELFSDDSPAEEEDKPINVNVSEKPKGMMFRYPKPASEPPSPSISRASTPAPSEHGDDEDEEIDSEQEEEELRELEIKSQDSVTSGASSH; from the exons ATGATGGCTGGAGGAGGGTCCAAAGATTTTAGAAGAAGAGGGTCCTTTGCTCGGACCCTCAAAAGCATAGAGCCCGAGTTTGACGACTGTCTTGATTATGGTGTTCATGCCACGCACCTCAACAAATGGGTTTTCGAAGTTGCTTGGGAAGTAGCCAATAAAG TCGGTGGTATCTACACAGTAATCCGGTCCAAGGCTGGAGTAAGTGTTGAAGAACTAGGAGAAAGATATATCCTCCTTGGACCATACAATGAGTCGTGTGTCCGGACAGAGGTTGAGATTGTTGAGCCGTCTGTGCCTGCTTTGAGGGACACCATAAACCAGATGAGGGATCATGGAATAAAA GTTACGTTTGGACGATGGCTCATTGAAGGTTATCCTGAAGTTGTTCTCTTTGACATTGGCTCGGCTGCATGGAAACTTGACGAATGGAAGAGGGAATTATGGGATGCGTGCCATGTCGGACTCCCCTGGCACGATCGAGAAGCTAATGATGCCATTATATTCGGAGCTTTGGTGGCATGGTTTTTAGAAGAG TTCCGGAAGAACAGTATAGGAGAACCTCTCATCATCGGTCACTTCCATGAATGGTTGGCCGGAGTAGGTTTGATCCTGTGCAGGATGAGACATCTAGATATATCGACAGTTTTTACGACGCACGCAACACTCTTAGGACGATATCTCTGTGCTGGGAGTGTGGATTTCTACAATAATTTAGCTAAT ttcaATGTAGACAAGGAAGCTGGCGACCGTGGTATCTATCATCGCTACTGCATGGAACGCGCAGCTGTGCACTGTGCCCACGTCTTCACCACCGTGTCACAGATAACGGGTTTGGAAGCGGAGCACTTATTGAAGAGAAAACCTG ATATCATAACGCCCAATGGTCTGAACGTCATCAAATTTAGCGCCCTGCATGAGTTCCAGAATCTACACGCTAAGTCCAAGGAAAAGATCCATGACTTTGTTCGTGGTCATTTCCACGG TCATTATGATTTCGACCTTGACAAGACGTTGTATTTCTTCATTGCCGGACGTTATGAGTTTTCTAATAAAGGTGCTGATGTCTTCATTGAGGCCTTGGCAAGGCTTAACCATTACTTAAAG TCCTCTGGTAGTGAAATGACCGTAGTGGCATTCTTGATCTTCCCCGCCCGAACAAACAACTTCAATGTGGAATCATTGAGAGGTCAGGCCATTGCTAAACAGCTGAAGGATACAGTTGCTCAGGTCCAGGGAACTTTAGGAAGGAGAATATTCGAAATATGTCTCAG GGGTCATATCCCATCTGGTGCGGAAATTCTAGTCCAAGATGATATCGTCAAGCTGAAGAGGTGTATCTTTGCGGCACAG AGACATAGCATGCCCCCTGTATGCACTCACAATGTCTGCGATGACGGCAAGGATCCCGTTTTGAATGCTATACGACGGTGCCAGTTGTTTAACAATAGCATCGACCGTGTGAAG ATCATCTTCCATCCTGAGTTTCTCAACTCCACTAACCCACTTTTCGGACTGGATTATGAAGATTTCGTACGAGGATGTCATCTAGGAGTGTTTCCCTCTTACTATGAGCCTTGGGGTTACACACCAG CTGAATGTACCGTTATGGGTATCCCGAGCATTTCAACCAATCTGTCCGGATTTGGTTGCTTCATGGCCGAGCACATTGCCGACCCGATGTCGTATGGTATCTACATCGTAGACAGACGATACAAGTCTCCGGAAGAGTCAGTTCAGCAGCTTGCACAG TACATGTTTGACTTTACGTGCTTATCAAGGCGACAACGAATCATCCAGAGGAATCGGACAGAGCGGCTCAGTGAGTTGCTCGACTGGAAAAATCTAGGAATT TACTACAGAAAGGCTCGTCAGCAAGCTCTCGTCAAGGTGCATCCGGAACTGTTTTCTGATGACTCACCAGCG GAGGAGGAAGATAAACCTATTAACGTAAATGTGTCTGAAAAACCTAAG GGCATGATGTTCCGCTACCCTAAGCCAGCATCAGAGCCGCCTTCTCCGTCAATCTCCCGCGCATCTACGCCAGCACCTTCTGAGCACGGGGATGACGAGGATGAGGAGATCGACTCGGAGCAGGAGGAGGAGGAACTGAGAGAGCTGGAGATCAAGAGTCAGGATAGCGTAACAAGTGGCGCGAGCAGTCACTGA
- the LOC135492896 gene encoding glycogen [starch] synthase-like isoform X4, giving the protein MMAGGGSKDFRRRGSFARTLKSIEPEFDDCLDYGVHATHLNKWVFEVAWEVANKVGGIYTVIRSKAGVSVEELGERYILLGPYNESCVRTEVEIVEPSVPALRDTINQMRDHGIKVTFGRWLIEGYPEVVLFDIGSAAWKLDEWKRELWDACHVGLPWHDREANDAIIFGALVAWFLEEFRKNSIGEPLIIGHFHEWLAGVGLILCRMRHLDISTVFTTHATLLGRYLCAGSVDFYNNLANFNVDKEAGDRGIYHRYCMERAAVHCAHVFTTVSQITGLEAEHLLKRKPDIITPNGLNVIKFSALHEFQNLHAKSKEKIHDFVRGHFHGHYDFDLDKTLYFFIAGRYEFSNKGADVFIEALARLNHYLKSSGSEMTVVAFLIFPARTNNFNVESLRGQAIAKQLKDTVAQVQGTLGRRIFEICLRGHIPSGAEILVQDDIVKLKRCIFAAQRHSMPPVCTHNVCDDGKDPVLNAIRRCQLFNNSIDRVKIIFHPEFLNSTNPLFGLDYEDFVRGCHLGVFPSYYEPWGYTPAECTVMGIPSISTNLSGFGCFMAEHIADPMSYGIYIVDRRYKSPEESVQQLAQYMFDFTCLSRRQRIIQRNRTERLSELLDWKNLGIYYRKARQQALVKVHPELFSDDSPAGMMFRYPKPASEPPSPSISRASTPAPSEHGDDEDEEIDSEQEEEELRELEIKSQDSVTSGASSH; this is encoded by the exons ATGATGGCTGGAGGAGGGTCCAAAGATTTTAGAAGAAGAGGGTCCTTTGCTCGGACCCTCAAAAGCATAGAGCCCGAGTTTGACGACTGTCTTGATTATGGTGTTCATGCCACGCACCTCAACAAATGGGTTTTCGAAGTTGCTTGGGAAGTAGCCAATAAAG TCGGTGGTATCTACACAGTAATCCGGTCCAAGGCTGGAGTAAGTGTTGAAGAACTAGGAGAAAGATATATCCTCCTTGGACCATACAATGAGTCGTGTGTCCGGACAGAGGTTGAGATTGTTGAGCCGTCTGTGCCTGCTTTGAGGGACACCATAAACCAGATGAGGGATCATGGAATAAAA GTTACGTTTGGACGATGGCTCATTGAAGGTTATCCTGAAGTTGTTCTCTTTGACATTGGCTCGGCTGCATGGAAACTTGACGAATGGAAGAGGGAATTATGGGATGCGTGCCATGTCGGACTCCCCTGGCACGATCGAGAAGCTAATGATGCCATTATATTCGGAGCTTTGGTGGCATGGTTTTTAGAAGAG TTCCGGAAGAACAGTATAGGAGAACCTCTCATCATCGGTCACTTCCATGAATGGTTGGCCGGAGTAGGTTTGATCCTGTGCAGGATGAGACATCTAGATATATCGACAGTTTTTACGACGCACGCAACACTCTTAGGACGATATCTCTGTGCTGGGAGTGTGGATTTCTACAATAATTTAGCTAAT ttcaATGTAGACAAGGAAGCTGGCGACCGTGGTATCTATCATCGCTACTGCATGGAACGCGCAGCTGTGCACTGTGCCCACGTCTTCACCACCGTGTCACAGATAACGGGTTTGGAAGCGGAGCACTTATTGAAGAGAAAACCTG ATATCATAACGCCCAATGGTCTGAACGTCATCAAATTTAGCGCCCTGCATGAGTTCCAGAATCTACACGCTAAGTCCAAGGAAAAGATCCATGACTTTGTTCGTGGTCATTTCCACGG TCATTATGATTTCGACCTTGACAAGACGTTGTATTTCTTCATTGCCGGACGTTATGAGTTTTCTAATAAAGGTGCTGATGTCTTCATTGAGGCCTTGGCAAGGCTTAACCATTACTTAAAG TCCTCTGGTAGTGAAATGACCGTAGTGGCATTCTTGATCTTCCCCGCCCGAACAAACAACTTCAATGTGGAATCATTGAGAGGTCAGGCCATTGCTAAACAGCTGAAGGATACAGTTGCTCAGGTCCAGGGAACTTTAGGAAGGAGAATATTCGAAATATGTCTCAG GGGTCATATCCCATCTGGTGCGGAAATTCTAGTCCAAGATGATATCGTCAAGCTGAAGAGGTGTATCTTTGCGGCACAG AGACATAGCATGCCCCCTGTATGCACTCACAATGTCTGCGATGACGGCAAGGATCCCGTTTTGAATGCTATACGACGGTGCCAGTTGTTTAACAATAGCATCGACCGTGTGAAG ATCATCTTCCATCCTGAGTTTCTCAACTCCACTAACCCACTTTTCGGACTGGATTATGAAGATTTCGTACGAGGATGTCATCTAGGAGTGTTTCCCTCTTACTATGAGCCTTGGGGTTACACACCAG CTGAATGTACCGTTATGGGTATCCCGAGCATTTCAACCAATCTGTCCGGATTTGGTTGCTTCATGGCCGAGCACATTGCCGACCCGATGTCGTATGGTATCTACATCGTAGACAGACGATACAAGTCTCCGGAAGAGTCAGTTCAGCAGCTTGCACAG TACATGTTTGACTTTACGTGCTTATCAAGGCGACAACGAATCATCCAGAGGAATCGGACAGAGCGGCTCAGTGAGTTGCTCGACTGGAAAAATCTAGGAATT TACTACAGAAAGGCTCGTCAGCAAGCTCTCGTCAAGGTGCATCCGGAACTGTTTTCTGATGACTCACCAGCG GGCATGATGTTCCGCTACCCTAAGCCAGCATCAGAGCCGCCTTCTCCGTCAATCTCCCGCGCATCTACGCCAGCACCTTCTGAGCACGGGGATGACGAGGATGAGGAGATCGACTCGGAGCAGGAGGAGGAGGAACTGAGAGAGCTGGAGATCAAGAGTCAGGATAGCGTAACAAGTGGCGCGAGCAGTCACTGA
- the LOC135492896 gene encoding glycogen [starch] synthase-like isoform X3 → MMAGGGSKDFRRRGSFARTLKSIEPEFDDCLDYGVHATHLNKWVFEVAWEVANKVGGIYTVIRSKAGVSVEELGERYILLGPYNESCVRTEVEIVEPSVPALRDTINQMRDHGIKVTFGRWLIEGYPEVVLFDIGSAAWKLDEWKRELWDACHVGLPWHDREANDAIIFGALVAWFLEEFRKNSIGEPLIIGHFHEWLAGVGLILCRMRHLDISTVFTTHATLLGRYLCAGSVDFYNNLANFNVDKEAGDRGIYHRYCMERAAVHCAHVFTTVSQITGLEAEHLLKRKPDVITPNGLNVTKYAAVHEFQNMHAKSKEKINDFIRGHFYSHYDFDLDKTLYFFIAGRYEFSNKGADVFIEALARLNHYLKSSGSEMTVVAFLIFPARTNNFNVESLRGQAIAKQLKDTVAQVQGTLGRRIFEICLRGHIPSGAEILVQDDIVKLKRCIFAAQRSSLPPVCTHNVINDEHDPVLKSIRRVQMFNTQTDRVKIIFHPEFLNSTNPLFGLDYEDFVRGCHLGVFPSYYEPWGYTPAECTVMGIPSISTNLSGFGCFMAEHIADPMSYGIYIVDRRYKSPEESVQQLAQYMFDFTCLSRRQRIIQRNRTERLSELLDWKNLGIYYRKARQQALVKVHPELFSDDSPAEEEDKPINVNVSEKPKGMMFRYPKPASEPPSPSISRASTPAPSEHGDDEDEEIDSEQEEEELRELEIKSQDSVTSGASSH, encoded by the exons ATGATGGCTGGAGGAGGGTCCAAAGATTTTAGAAGAAGAGGGTCCTTTGCTCGGACCCTCAAAAGCATAGAGCCCGAGTTTGACGACTGTCTTGATTATGGTGTTCATGCCACGCACCTCAACAAATGGGTTTTCGAAGTTGCTTGGGAAGTAGCCAATAAAG TCGGTGGTATCTACACAGTAATCCGGTCCAAGGCTGGAGTAAGTGTTGAAGAACTAGGAGAAAGATATATCCTCCTTGGACCATACAATGAGTCGTGTGTCCGGACAGAGGTTGAGATTGTTGAGCCGTCTGTGCCTGCTTTGAGGGACACCATAAACCAGATGAGGGATCATGGAATAAAA GTTACGTTTGGACGATGGCTCATTGAAGGTTATCCTGAAGTTGTTCTCTTTGACATTGGCTCGGCTGCATGGAAACTTGACGAATGGAAGAGGGAATTATGGGATGCGTGCCATGTCGGACTCCCCTGGCACGATCGAGAAGCTAATGATGCCATTATATTCGGAGCTTTGGTGGCATGGTTTTTAGAAGAG TTCCGGAAGAACAGTATAGGAGAACCTCTCATCATCGGTCACTTCCATGAATGGTTGGCCGGAGTAGGTTTGATCCTGTGCAGGATGAGACATCTAGATATATCGACAGTTTTTACGACGCACGCAACACTCTTAGGACGATATCTCTGTGCTGGGAGTGTGGATTTCTACAATAATTTAGCTAAT ttcaATGTAGACAAGGAAGCTGGCGACCGTGGTATCTATCATCGCTACTGCATGGAACGCGCAGCTGTGCACTGTGCCCACGTCTTCACCACCGTGTCACAGATAACGGGTTTGGAAGCGGAGCACTTATTGAAGAGAAAACCTG ATGTGATCACTCCAAATGGGCTGAATGTCACCAAGTATGCAGCCGTTCACGAATTTCAAAACATGCACGCCAAGTCTAAGGAAAAGATTAACGATTTCATTCGTGGTCACTTCTATAG TCATTATGATTTCGACCTTGACAAGACGTTGTATTTCTTCATTGCCGGACGTTATGAGTTTTCTAATAAAGGTGCTGATGTCTTCATTGAGGCCTTGGCAAGGCTTAACCATTACTTAAAG TCCTCTGGTAGTGAAATGACCGTAGTGGCATTCTTGATCTTCCCCGCCCGAACAAACAACTTCAATGTGGAATCATTGAGAGGTCAGGCCATTGCTAAACAGCTGAAGGATACAGTTGCTCAGGTCCAGGGAACTTTAGGAAGGAGAATATTCGAAATATGTCTCAG GGGTCATATCCCATCTGGTGCGGAAATTCTAGTCCAAGATGATATCGTCAAGCTGAAGAGGTGTATCTTTGCGGCACAG CGGAGTTCGCTGCCTCCGGTTTGTACCCACAACGTCATTAATGACGAACATGACCCGGTGCTAAAAAGCATCCGGAGGGTCCAAATGTTCAACACCCAAACTGATCGGGTCAAG ATCATCTTCCATCCTGAGTTTCTCAACTCCACTAACCCACTTTTCGGACTGGATTATGAAGATTTCGTACGAGGATGTCATCTAGGAGTGTTTCCCTCTTACTATGAGCCTTGGGGTTACACACCAG CTGAATGTACCGTTATGGGTATCCCGAGCATTTCAACCAATCTGTCCGGATTTGGTTGCTTCATGGCCGAGCACATTGCCGACCCGATGTCGTATGGTATCTACATCGTAGACAGACGATACAAGTCTCCGGAAGAGTCAGTTCAGCAGCTTGCACAG TACATGTTTGACTTTACGTGCTTATCAAGGCGACAACGAATCATCCAGAGGAATCGGACAGAGCGGCTCAGTGAGTTGCTCGACTGGAAAAATCTAGGAATT TACTACAGAAAGGCTCGTCAGCAAGCTCTCGTCAAGGTGCATCCGGAACTGTTTTCTGATGACTCACCAGCG GAGGAGGAAGATAAACCTATTAACGTAAATGTGTCTGAAAAACCTAAG GGCATGATGTTCCGCTACCCTAAGCCAGCATCAGAGCCGCCTTCTCCGTCAATCTCCCGCGCATCTACGCCAGCACCTTCTGAGCACGGGGATGACGAGGATGAGGAGATCGACTCGGAGCAGGAGGAGGAGGAACTGAGAGAGCTGGAGATCAAGAGTCAGGATAGCGTAACAAGTGGCGCGAGCAGTCACTGA
- the LOC135492543 gene encoding MAM and LDL-receptor class A domain-containing protein 1-like has translation MGCVSENRGQLEDTSCRPTSPILLKSSAPQCIRAALEYMFQFTITDAADCDFEASNLCGYTQEMKDDLDWTWNSGSTGTFMTGPNMDHTFGRTKYGTTVQGHYLYLESSPPAKEGDKAVITSPPITGISDMCLQFWYHMFGHGIGTINVYTKVAENMPELIFSNSGNQGNRWLKGEATILSATVSQGYQLVFEATRGRSFRGDLAIDDIKVNSGQTCVVGLNTSCEDQDQRCPLWAEMGDCLNNAAFMLETCKQACDNCGK, from the exons ATGGGTTGTGTGTCTGAAAATAGAGGACAGCTGGAGGACACTTCGTGTAGGCCTACCTCGCCTATTCTTTTGAAGTCAAGTGCACCACAGTGCATCAGGGCAGCCCTAGAATATATGTTCCAATTCACGATTACAGACGCAGCCGATTGTGACTTTGAGGCCAGCAACCTCTGCGGTTACACCCAGGAGATGAAAGATGACCTTGATTGGACATGGAACTCAGGATCAACAGGCACATTCATGACTGGACCCAACATGGACCACACATTCGGAAGGACCAAGTATGGTACAACAGTGCAAG GACACTACCTGTACCTCGAGTCCTCTCCTCCAGCCAAGGAGGGCGACAAGGCAGTCATCACCTCACCCCCAATCACTGGAATCTCGGACATGTGCCTGCAGTTCTGGTACCACATGTTCGGCCATGGGATAGGTACAATCAATGTTTACACCAAG GTGGCTGAGAACATGCCAGAGTTAATTTTCTCAAATTCTGGTAACCAAGGCAACCGTTGGTTAAAGGGCGAGGCGACCATCTTGTCAGCAACAGTATCTCAGGGATACCAATTGGTGTTCGAGGCAACGAGGGGCAGAAGTTTCAGGGGAGACTTGGCAATTGATGACATCAAGGTGAACAGCGGGCAGACCTGTGTAGTAG GTTTAAATACATCATGCGAGGACCAAGACCAGCGATGCCCTCTGTGGGCAGAAATGGGAGATTGTTTGAACAATGCAGCGTTCATGCTAGAAACATGTAAACAGGCTTGTGACAATTGCGGAAAGTAG